One genomic region from Biomphalaria glabrata chromosome 7, xgBioGlab47.1, whole genome shotgun sequence encodes:
- the LOC106068282 gene encoding uncharacterized protein LOC106068282 — translation MSLLKVCGNVNVCRTVAEQIVHCGRRWRWNDSIVAVTCQLSGQHIFCRNVSKEPNFKKHMFKPNHYWDNVPRDYTLVYDCHLKYWLIGVKTVPLVSGVFLGSYYGYNFENINQSISLRDQIILTALFSVYAAVSVYVNIMARSYFQRIYYNGGQFIAVRRSVFGRLKQLKYTISDVTYDFKKELDSHYGADVKIKNTKCHLFATDFITPVFYNMHLGDQVAITTSNTSISDFPKF, via the exons ATGTCTTTGTTAAAAGTGTGTGGTAACGTAAATGTGTGTCGAACAGTAGCGGAACAAATTGTTCACTGTGGCAGGCGGTGGCGATGGAATGATTCAATT GTTGCAGTGACATGTCAGCTATCAGGGCAGCACATATTCTGCAGAAATGTCAGCAAGGAACCAAACTTTAAAAAGCATATGTTCAAGCCTAACCATTACTGGGACAATGTTCCAAGAGATTACACCTTGGTTTATGACTGCCACTTGAAATATTGGCTTATAGGAGTAAAGACTGTTCCTTTGGTCTCAGGAGTTTTTCTCGGCTCCTACTACGGATATAACTTTGAAAACATAAACCAGTCAATATCCTTAAGAGATCAAATCATCTTAACAGCATTGTTCAGTGTATATGCTGCCGTTTCTGTCTATGTGAATATCATGGCCAGGAGTTACTTTCAGAGAATCTACTACAACGGAGGACAGTTTATTGCTGTGCGTCGTTCAGTCTTTGGACGCTTAAAGCAACTAAAGTATACCATCAGTGACGTTACCTATGATTTTAAGAAAGAATTAGATTCTCATTATGGTGCTGATGTGAAGATTAAGAACACAAAGTGCCATCTGTTTGCCACAGACTTCATTACCCCAGTTTTTTACAATATGCATCTGGGTGACCAAGTAGCTATTACTACTTCTAATACTTCTATTTCTGATTTTCCAAAATTTTGA